In Topomyia yanbarensis strain Yona2022 chromosome 2, ASM3024719v1, whole genome shotgun sequence, one DNA window encodes the following:
- the LOC131683806 gene encoding HEAT repeat-containing protein 5B isoform X6, which yields MELSHSLTLNEDALNQLPEQKRSVFIFEWLRFLDKVLVAAQKSDIKGCQKKLVEQLTQHIQGSPGPPTRKLIARCLATLFSVGDTFLLFETVNKCNDILKNKDDSPSYLATRLAAICVVGCMYEKLGRMMGRSYEETVQILIKSLKNAESQVRIEIMLTLEKVCAGMGSAISNVHKDIYKAVRYCLTDRVMAVRVAASNCLLEMTKHAPFLYTSELESLAALCFRAFDSCNYEVRCAVAKLLGTLIACTQNGSLKNFSNMNSSASSTKSIRPISLDEALGVLMAGFLRGGVSFLKGTGEIIKGSSGVNREVRVGVTHAYVIFVQTMGGLWLERNMQNFLVHVLDLVANPKAASSHVDAVYSRKCINFILRSVIGKMLGEKAQTSACKELIHVIAKQMNSIDFNPENAKDSNQETLFSQHLLVCALQELGSLVLLLGTTAQNLLTDQSLNFIDATCAVLIHPCMAARLAAAWCLRCVCVAVPSQITPLIDRFIEAIEKMRTSPDAISGYSGALAAVLGGVRYSPLGIPHTRGKVIFNTAEELLRTASQNSRLSLNRTQAGWLLIGAIMTLGVPVVKGLLPRMLLLWRNAFPRSTKELDSEKARGDAFTWQVTLEGRAGALSVMHSFLLHCPELVTDDITRRLLTPIESALAMLINITSVLKNYGQHLKAPTAMVRLRLYETLSLLPANALESSYTHLLRMLVSEFTLTENPANTTTSLLRQMCHADDSIILGTWLQETDHRSIEDQLQPNSAAGSGALEHDPCCLYRTISNGEQCPGPLPLGVAVIDQSVTLFGLIFPKVANKHRLQMLEHFGECIKHAKSSRQEAVQMNIFTALLSGLKGLTETKSGIGQEEVRKSASNLIINALICTNPILRCAAGEALGRIAQVLGDSRITAELAQTSFDRLKSARDVVTRTGHSLALGCLHRYVGGMGSSQHLNTSVSILLALAQDGSSPVVQVWSLYALSLIADSGGPMFRGYVEPTLSLALKLLLSVPQSHVDVHQCIGRVLSALITTMGPELQGSNTTICTARSSFLCAAAIMQAHADPLVQAEATGCLQQLHLFAPRHVNLSTLVPNLCQNLSSNYLMLRKAAVSCLRQLTTREAKEVCEHAMNLVRDDDGFALSDYGLPGVLFGMLDTESDNVMIKNIHDTITSMLQILAADNLSQWLSMCKNVLTVASEAALTAGPAEAAGSKEEPDDAEDNEGDDDNIEFHAEDNLVTHPAVQPRWPTRVFAAECVRKIISTCEHANAAHYDLLLAKEMQITKSRGDYLVLHLSDLIRMAFMAATSDSDQLRLEGLKTLQEVIDKFARVPEPEFPGHLLLEQFQAQVGAALRPAFSQDTPSHVTAAACEVCSAWIGSGVARDLNDLRRVHQLLVSNLSKLNDKTNSTQLYNESMATLEKLSILKAWAQVYIMAMIGNGSAPASLMLKTLSSSSNAITPLISESNRPDEEFGDFESRGESLLALVQPELSNLSTHWLAALKDYALLSLPSDYASQLPHEGGAFYTNDTMNLAKPHYLTSWPPILYAAALWLNGGFVKNATELTTANDDDKANANDVASIKATDKTNHNLMAAVGGNDNTISHGSISADRFHLVFGICMEALCSTRTNEKQDSVIACLQSLYTIFDSKWSRLMMTKNKSLPVELCNVLHRLILTRDSVEVQYLSILIMKQTITANNESLELEKQDKLSEAACKADNENVENPDIDNLGEGGEEGQILPGKSHVYAVMEVVLCLLARQIPAMNPSQSARVATEQLQRQMTEAKNGRFKLSEDSSLLVATILQSMLELTKLCSPTGALSILPTMLYLTTGVIKEVATKSINDETIIANSNIIQSALQLLKTLATDRYAKHELSADGWRKLLQSALGKIIDLTKTGCEETKLDEVTMMLAIAVFLLHTPSSLVSAPNLQYPCINHFRQCLMSGSPMVRLKCVQTMRSIFVNTDLKVSTPYIHALAPRLIETLYTQSNRSPQNDIELAFILEGISTLEALIALAEPQNRIQMLTLLVPILINYLLEPEQLRTHTKQAVQLHEQSLQWLMKIGPKYPQEFKSFMSQAPELRNKLESAIKRNQMTAIQAKNKSEAANAVARASATQQQKPTIQLKTDFSNFSTS from the exons ATGGAGCTATCCCACAGTCTTACGCTAAATGAGGACGCTCTGAATCAACTTCCAGAACAGAAGCGTTCGGTGTTCATTTTTGAATGGCTTCGTTTTTTGGATAAAGTGCTAGTTGCAGCGCAGAAATCGGACATTAAAGGATGTCAAAAAAAGTTAGTAGAACAGTTGACGCAGCACATTCAAGGTTCACCGGGACCTCCTACAAGGAAGCTTATAGCTCGCTGTTTGGCGACGCTGTTCTCCGTAGGCGATACATTCTTATTGTTCGAAACAGTTAACAAGTGCAACGACATCTTAAAGAACAAGGATGACTCTCCAAGTTATCTCGCGACTCGACTAGCTGCAATATGCGTCGTTGGCTGTatgtatgagaaacttggtcgAATGATGGGTCGGTCATACGAAGAAACAGTACAGATTTTAATAAAATCTTTGAAGAACGCAGAGTCACAAGTGCGAATTGAAATAATGCTTACACTGGAGAAAGTATGTGCAGGAATGGGTTCGGCAATTTCCAATGTTCACAAAGATATTTATAAGGCAGTTCGTTACTGCCTTACCGATCGCGTGATGGCAGTTCGTGTAGCTGCATCCAATTGTTTACTTGAAATGACGAAGCACGCTCCCTTTCTGTACACTTCGGAGCTGGAGAGTCTAGCCGCATTGTGTTTCCGGGCGTTCGACAGCTGCAATTATGAAGTTAGATGTGCTGTTGCCAAGTTACTGGGGACACTGATTGCATGCACGCAGAACGGTAGCCTTAAAAATTTCAGCAACATGAATTCTTCGGCATCGAGCACTAAATCGATTCGACCGATATCGTTGGACGAAGCACTTGGAGTTCTAATGGCAGGATTTCTACGTGGTGGTGTATCATTTCTTAAAGGAACAGGAGAGATTATCAAAGGCAGTTCAGGAGTGAATCGTGAAGTTCGAGTTGGCGTAACCCATGCATACGTCATATTTGTGCAAACGATGGGTGGTTTGTGGTTGGAGCGTAATATGCAAAACTTCTTGGTTCATGTGCTTGATTTGGTCGCAAATCCTAAAGCAGCTTCGTCTCATGTAGATGCCGTCTATTCTCGAAAGTGTATTAATTTTATATTGCGGTCCGTTATTGGAAAAATGTTGGGAGAAAAAGCTCAGACTTCTGCTTGTAAAGAGTTAATTCACGTGATAGCCAAACAGATGAATTCCATCGATTTTAATCCAGAAAATGCAAAAGACTCAAACCAGGAAACATTATTCAGTCAGCATTTATTGGTATGTGCACTACAAGAGTTAGGCAGTCTTGTACTGCTTTTGGGGACAACGGCTCAAAATCTACTTACAGACCAATCGCTTAACTTTATTGATGCGACTTGCGCCGTGCTGATCCACCCGTGCATGGCTGCAAGATTAGCCGCAGCTTGGTGTCTCCGTTGTGTTTGTGTGGCCGTACCTAGCCAAATAACTCCCTTGATAGATCGATTCATTGAGGCTATTGAGAAAATGAGAACTTCACCTGATGCCATATCTGGGTACAGTGGTGCACTAGCTGCAGTATTAGGCGGTGTGCGTTATTCACCACTTGGCATTCCACACACAAGAGGCAAGGTGATATTCAATACAGCCGAAGAGTTACTACGAACTGCTAGTCAGAACAGTCGATTATCTTTGAATAGAACGCAAGCTGGTTGGTTGCTAATTGGCGCGATCATGACTTTAGGGGTCCCCGTAGTTAAAGGTTTACTTCCCAGAATGCTGCTGTTGTGGCGCAATGCCTTTCCTCGCTCTACAAAAGAGCTAGACTCAGAAAAGGCTCGTGGAGACGCTTTTACGTGGCAAGTCACTCTAGAAGGACGAGCAGGCGCACTTTCGGTAATGCACAGTTTCCTATTACACTGTCCGGAGTTGGTAACAGATGATATTACACGTCGTCTATTGACACCCATTGAAAGTGCTCTGGCGATGCTTATCAA CATAACATCGGTTCTGAAAAACTATGGGCAGCATTTGAAAGCACCGACGGCGATGGTCCGATTGCGTTTGTATGAAACGCTCTCGCTGCTACCGGCAAATGCCTTGGAATCATCTTACACACATCTGCTGCGCATGCTGGTGTCCGAGTTTACATTGACTGAAAATCCTGCCAACACGACGACATCGCTTCTACGTCAAATGTGCCACGCCGACGATTCTATCATTCTTGGCACGTGGCTGCAGGAGACGGATCATCGCTCCATTGAAGACCAG CTGCAACCGAACAGTGCCGCAGGTTCAGGTGCATTGGAACACGACCCTTGCTGTCTATATCGTACCATTTCAAACGGAGAACAATGTCCTGGACCACTTCCACTGGGTGTCGCCGTAATCGATCAGTCGGTCACACTATTCGGCCTGATTTTCCCGAAAGTAGCCAACAAACATCGCCTGCAGATGCTGGAACATTTCGGAGAGTGTATCAAGCACGCCAAGAGCTCCCGCCAAGAAGCGgtgcaaatgaacatttttacggCCTTGCTGAGTGGTCTTAAAGGGTTGACCGAAACAAAATCCGGTATTGGTCAGGAAGAAGTGAGAAAAAGTGCTTCCAATTTGATCATCAACGCATTAATCTGTACAAATCCCATACTGCGTTGTGCAGCGGGCGAGGCACTAGGACGGATAGCTCAAGTTTTGGGAGATTCTCGAATCACGGCGGAGCTTGCCCAAACTAGCTTTGATCGTTTAAAATCGGCTCGGGATGTAGTGACAAGGACGGGCCACTCTCTCGCATTAGGTTGCTTACATCGATATGTCGGTGGAATGGGATCGTCGCAGCATCTGAACACCAGTGTGTCTATTTTGTTGGCACTAGCTCAAGACGGAAGCTCGCCTGTAGTCCAGGTTTGGTCCCTATACGCACTATCTTTGATTGCAGATTCAGGAGGTCCCATGTTCAGAGGATACGTTGAACCAACACTTTCGCTGGCGCTGAAGCTTCTTCTTTCAGTACCACAATCGCATGTCGATGTACACCAGTGCATTGGGCGCGTGTTGAGTGCATTGATCACTACTATGGGCCCAGAACTACAAGGGAGTAATACGACAATATGCACTGCGAGATCATCGTTCCTCTGTGCTGCTGCTATTATGCAAGCTCACGCAGATCCGTTAGTACAAGCGGAAGCCACTGGATGTTTACAGCAACTCCACCTGTTCGCACCTCGCcatgtcaatttgtcaactttGGTTCCTAATCTGTGTCAAAATCTTAGCAGTAACTATTTGATGTTACGCAAAGCTGCAGTCTCTTGTCTGCGCCAATTAACAACGCGCGAAGCGAAAGAAGTTTGTGAGCACGCAATGAACTTGGTGCGCgatgatgatggatttgcgCTTTCGGATTACGGATTACCGGGTGTTTTGTTTGGAATGCTTGACACCGAGAGCGATAATGTTATGATAAAAAATATCCATGATACTATAACATCTATGCTGCAAATATTGGCCGCTGATAACCTGTCCCAGTGGCTTAGTATGTGTAAGAACGTACTGACAGTTGCTTCCGAGGCGGCTCTAACAGCAGGCCCAGCTGAAGCTGCCGGCTCCAAGGAAGAACCAGACGATGCAGAAGACAATGAAGGAGATGATGATAATATTGAATTTCATGCTGAAGATAATCTAGTCACGCATCCGGCCGTCCAGCCACGTTGGCCTACGAGAGTTTTCGCAGCAGAATGTGTAAGAAAGATTATATCTACATGTGAACATGCAAATGCGGCTCACTATGACTTGCTACTGGCAAAAGAAATGCAAATAACAAAATCTCGCGGCGATTATCTGGTGCTGCATTTGTCTGATCTTATTCGAATGGCATTCATGGCTGCAACCAGTGATTCCGATCAACTCAGGCTGGAAGGTCTGAAGACACTGCAAGAAGTAATTGACAAATTCGCACGCGTTCCTGAGCCTGAATTTCCAGGTCATCTCCTGTTGGAACAGTTCCAGGCACAGGTTGGCGCTGCATTGCGACCAGCCTTCTCCCAGGATACTCCCTCACATGTCACTGCAGCAGCTTGCGAGGTTTGTTCAGCATGGATTGGTTCCGGAGTAGCAAGGGATTTGAATGATCTACGTCGCGTCCATCAATTGTTGGTCTCAAATTTAAGTAAGCTCAATGATAAAACCAACAGTACACAGTTGTACAACGAAAGTATGGCTACACTTGAAAAGCTAAGTATCCTAAAAGCTTGGGCTCAAGTGTACATAATGGCAATGATTGGTAACGGATCTGCTCCAGCCAGCTTAATGTTAAAAACACTATCTTCGTCATCTAATGCAATTACCCCGTTGATCAGTGAATCAAATCGACCAGATGAAGAATTTGGAGATTTTGAGAGTCGTGGTGAGAGTCTGTTAGCGTTGGTACAACCCGAACTGAGCAATCTATCAACACACTGGTTAGCAGCTCTAAAGGACTATGCTCTGCTGTCATTACCTTCAGACTACGCAAGTCAACTGCCACACGAGGGCGGAGCTTTTTACACGAACGACACTATGAATCTAGCCAAGCCGCATTATTTAACATCTTGGCCACCGATTCTTTACGCCGCAGCGCTCTGGTTAAACGGAGGGTTTGTCAAAAATGCAACAGAACTTACAACGGCTAACGACGACGATAAAGCAAACGCAAACGATGTAGCTAGTATTAAAGCCACAGATAAGACGAATCATAACTTGATGGCGGCAGTCGGCGGGAATGATAACACGATTTCACATGGTAGCATCAGTGCTGATCGATTTCATCTGGTATTTGGAATTTGCATGGAGGCACTCTGCAGTACAAGAACAAACGAAAAGCAGGACAGTGTTATTGCATGCTTACAATCATTGTACACTATATTCGACTCAAAATGGTCTCGTTTGATGATGACGAAGAATAAATCGCTTCCTGTGGAGTTGTGTAACGTGTTGCATCGATTGATACTAACACGGGACAGCGTTGAAGTTCAGTATCTGAGTATTTTAATAATGAAACAAACCATCACTGCAAATAACGAATCACTCGAACTGGAAAAGCAAGATAAACTGAGCGAAGCTGCGTGCAAAGCTGATAACGAAAATGTCGAAAATCCGGATATTGATAATCTTGGCGAAGGTGGCGAGGAAGGTCAAATTTTACCTGGAAAATCTCACGTCTACGCAGTTATGGAGGTAGTTTTGTGTCTACTCGCACGTCAAATCCCTGCAATGAATCCATCGCAAAGTGCACGTGTGGCAACCGAACAACTTCAACGCCAGATGACCGAGGCGAAAAATGGACGTTTCAAATTGTCCGAAGACAGTAGTCTTCTCGTGGCGACTATACTTCagagtatgttggaacttacaAAGCTTTGCTCACCTACTG GAGCTCTATCTATTCTTCCGACAATGCTCTATCTTACCACTGGCGTCATTAAGGAAGTGGCAACCAAATCAATCAACGATGAAACCATAATAGCCAACTCGAATATCATCCAATCGGCATTGCAATTATTGAAAACCTTAGCTACCGATCGTTATGCCAAACATGAACTATCAGCGGACGGCTGGCGAAAACTGTTACAAAGCGCGCTGGGTAAAATTATAGACCTGACTAAGACCGGTTGCGAAGAAACCAAACTGGATGAAGTAACCATGATGCTGGCCATTGCGGTTTTTCTGCTACACACTCCATCTTCCCTGGTATCAGCGCCAAATTTACAATACCCATGCATCAATCACTTCCGACAATGCTTGATGAGCGGCTCTCCAATGGTTCGTCTGAAATGCGTTCAAACCATGCGCTCGATTTTTGTCAACACAGATCTGAAAGTTTCAACTCCATACATTCATGCTTTAGCACCAAGGCTGATCGAAACTTTGTACACTCAGTCGAATCGTAGTCCGCAAAACGACATAGAGTTAGCATTTATTCTGGAGGGTATATCAACTCTAGAAGCTTTAATAGCGTTAGCAGAGCCTCAGAATC GCATTCAGATGCTGACTTTGCTGGTTCCAATCCTCATCAATTATCTGCTCGAGCCGGAGCAATTGCGCACACACACAAAACAAGCTGTCCAATTGCATGAACAGTCTCTCCAATGGCTGATGAAGATTGGCCCAAAGTATCCCCAGGAATTCAAATCTTTCATGTCCCAAGCTCCGGAGTTGCGGAACAAGCTAGAATCGGCTATAAAGCGTAACCAGATGACGGCAATTCAGGCAAAAAACAAAAGCGAGGCCGCCAATGCGGTAGCTCGTGCTAGCGCGACGCAGCAGCAAAAGCCTACaattcagttgaaaactgaCTTTAGTAACTTTAGCACGTCATAA